One genomic region from Prionailurus bengalensis isolate Pbe53 chromosome C1, Fcat_Pben_1.1_paternal_pri, whole genome shotgun sequence encodes:
- the LOC122480434 gene encoding SIN3-HDAC complex-associated factor-like, translating to MFGFHKPKMYRSIEGCCICRAKSSSSRFTDSTRYEKDFQSSFGSHETGSGDICNACVLLVKRWKKLPAGSQKNWNHVVDARAGPSLKTTLKPKKVKTLSGNMIKSNQINKLQKEFKRQNSDAHSTTSSASPAQSPCYSNQSDDGSDTEMASGSNRTPVFSFLDLTYWKRQKIRCGIIYKGRFEEVLIDTHLFKPCCNDKKAAAEKLEEQGPEPLPISTQEW from the coding sequence ATGTTTGGTTTTCACAAGCCAAAGATGTACCGAAGTATAGAGGGCTGCTGTATTTGCAGAGCTAAGTCCTCCAGTTCTCGATTCACTGACAGTACACGCTATGAAAAGGACTTCCAGAGCTCTTTTGGGTCGCATGAGACTGGTTCAGGAGACATCTGTAATGCCTGTGTCCTGCTTGTGAAAAGATGGAAGAAACTGCCAGCAGGATCACAAAAAAACTGGAATCATGTGGTAGATGCAAGGGCAGGACCCAGTCTGAAGACAACATTGAaaccaaagaaagtgaaaactttATCTGGAAACATGATAAAAAGCAACCAAATCAATAAACTACAGAAGGAATTCAAACGTCAGAATTCTGATGCTCACAGTACCACCTCAAGTGCCTCCCCAGCTCAGTCTCCTTGTTATAGTAACCAGTCAGATGATGGCTCAGATACAGAGATGGCTTCTGGCTCTAACAGAACgccagttttttcctttttagatctCACAtactggaaaagacagaaaatacgTTGTGGGATTATCTATAAAGGCCGTTTTGAAGAAGTTCTCATTGACACACATCTATTCAAGCCTTGCTGCAACGATAAGAAAGCAGCTGCTGAGAAGCTGGAGGAGCAGGGGCCAGAGCCTCTGCCCATCTCCACTCAGGAGTGGTGA